The Terriglobia bacterium sequence TCGCTTCGATAGACGCGGTAACCCGGCCACCCCAGAATCTTCGTCCACTCACTGTCGCTCATCCCGCCGAGCGTACCGCCAAACCGCTACTCTGGAATCCAGTAAATCCACGAGTTTTTCAGATTCCTGCGCAGAGCCCCTTTTTGTAAACTGTGTTGCGCACAATTGTGCAGGAGCGTATGGGACTGGATGACATTTGTGGAGCACTAAGCGAGTTTTGTTCTAAAAAACGGATTTGCCAGAATGGGAGCCTGGCACCGCGGGGACATCTCTCTGACAGGGTTCGCTTTACCGGTGTCGTCACAGTCGCTTGTGACAGTGTTCCGTTTGTGGAACAAATGCTTGTCTATGTCGCAGGCGCCGTCGAGCAGGGAGTAATCGGTATGAAGATGGAGGTGAACGAATTCAGACATGAGCCTAGTTCAATTCTATGGGTGGGAACTGCTCCTGGGAAGAATTTCGCGATGTGGAAAACGCGGCGGAAATTCAGCCGGCGCGGGGACGACCGGTTGAGGAGCCGGCAAAATGAAAATATTCCTACCTCTTCCTTATCTTGTCCTTTTTCGCGGGCGCCGGCTTTTTCTTCGGCGCGGATTTCTTGGGCTGCGGCTGGGGAGGTGGGGGCGCCGGCTTGGCGGCTTTGGCGGGCGGTTTTTCCGCCGGCTTTTCGACTTTCACCGTGGCTGCGGGCGCAGGCGCAATTGCTGCCTTTCCTTTGCCCTTTCCCTTCTTGCCCGGCGTCGCCGCTGCCGCGGCCGGCGTGGGAGCGGCGGCGTCGGCCTTTGCTCCCTTGCCCTTCCTGGGTGGAGGAGGCGGAGGTGGTGGTGGAGGCGCGTAGGGCTTGAGAAATTTCAGAATCTCAGTGCGCGACCGCAGCTTGCCGTCGAGCAGCAGCAGGAACGCTTCCTGCTCGATCTGGGGATAAGCCGGCAACTGCGGCGTGATGCGCAACTCCGCCATCTCGGGCAGCGGGAGCTTTTGGCGTACCTGCCGCCATTTGCCGAAGAAATTCTTGATCTTCTGCGCGACCGCCTGTTGGCGCGCCGTGGCGTCGAGGAACAGGATGGTCTCCGGCTTGGCCTCCGACAGCAAGTGCCAGGTGCGCGAAGGTGTGGCCGCTTCCTTGCCAGTGAGCCGTTTTGCCAGTTTGGCGGCGTCGTCATCCAGGTTGCGCCAGGTTTCCAAAAAGTGCCGCCGCGGGATCAGCTTCTGCATGTCGCGAATGTCGGCATCGCTGAGCCGACGCGTAAGGAAGTACATGACGGCCGGCGCCATGTCCACGTTGTAGCCGAACTGCATCATCTGCTGCCGCGTCTTCAACAACTGCGACAGACCGGCCGCGTCCACCTTGGCGACTGCCCAGCGCGAGTTAAGGACCGCCAGCCAGCCTTCTTTCTCCAGTGCACGCAGGATATGCAGCGGGTCTTCTTCGTAGGCCAGCGCCTCAATCTCCTGCCCGATGGCGCGGTCGGTGATGTACTCGAGGTAATTGTTTTCTTTGGCGGCGTCGTAGCGGGCCTGGGTGCGTTCCTCCAGCGGCCAGTGGAAGCGATGCGTGAAACGGGTGGCGCGAATCAGCCGCGAGGGTTCTTCCAGAAAGGCGTAGTTGTGCAGGATGCGGATGACCTTGGCCTCGATGTCGGCCACGCCATTGAAGGGATCGAGCAGCAGCCCGCGCGAGCCCGGGTTCAGCGACAGCGCCATCGCGTTGACGGTGAAGTCGCGGCGGCGCAGGTCTTCGGTAATCGTCGCCGGCACGACGCGCGGAGGTTTGCCCGGCTTCTCATAGACCGCCGAGTACGCCATGCCGATTTCTCCGCGCACGTTGGCGGCGAACAGCACGTACAGCGTCTTGGTGTCGTCGTCCACGCCCTCGACGATGGCGCCGGCTTTCTCCAGGTCCTTCTGCAGCTTCAGCGCATTTCCTTGAACAGTGAGGTCGAGGTCGCGGATGGGAAAGCCGGAGATGATGTCGCGGATGGTCCCGCCGGTCAGGTAAACGTTCGTCTCCTGATTGCGGGCGACATCCTGGACCAGGCTCACGGCACGCTGCTGCTCCGGCGTGAGCCGGGTCTCCATGGTGTAGATGTAGTCGGCCATCGTGCTCTTGGAAGCTGTTCCACGCGGGGAGCAACCCGGGACCAGGTTTCGACTGTAAGTGGCGCGTTACGTGGCACTTACGAGCGTAGCTACACCGCCGCGAACCACCGACAATAACACAAACGTTGATCCCTTGGCTACTCTCTGTGTTGTTAACTCGGTTTCCGACCCGGAAAAGTGCGAAAATTAAGTTCCGGCTGATGCGTTGCAGTTGGCGCGTCGCTGGCGGATGGTATGCCTTCAACCCACAAGAAAGTCGTGGTGCGTAAGCTCAATCGCGACACCATCAGCGGCTACGTGTCACCCAACAACTTCATCGCCGACGGCAAGGTCGAAATCCTGAATACCTCCGGCAACGTTGTTGCCATCGATTTGAAGGACATCAAGGGGATTTACTTCGTGCGCGAATTCGGCGAGCCCGATTCGCTGCGCAAGACCTTCACCACGCGCCCGCGCACCGAGGGACTGTGGGTACGCCTGCGCTTCCGCGACAACGAGGTCATGGAAGGCATGATGCCCAACGATCTCACCTTGGTCGGGCCGGATGGCTACCTCATCAATCCACCCGACACGCGTTCCAACACGCAGCGCATCTTCGTGCCGCGGAGTGCGCTGTCGCAATTGACGGTCCTGGCGGTGATCGGCGCCGCTGCGGGACGCCGCCGTGCCGCCGCCGCCGACGTGCGCCAGGTGCCCATGTTCACCGAGTAAAGCTCCCGCTCGCTTCCCGACGCCGGCAATTCAGCTCGTAAGCTACAATCTGGGCAACGATCCTATGAAACTTTCCAACATCGCCGCCACACTAGGGGCTCGTCTCGACGGTGACGACGTGGAAATCACCGGCGTGGCGGGTATCGAGGAAGCCGCTCCCGGACACCTTACCTTCGTCGCCAATCCCAAGTACGCGGCCGCCGCGCGCGTCACGCGGGCGTCGGCGGTGATTGTCAGCGACGACTTCCCCGCCATCGCCGCCGCCACCCTGCGCTGCGCCAATCCGTACCTCGTATTTGCGCGCGCCATCGAGTTGTTTTATCACCCGCCGCGCTATTCCATCGGGATTCACTCCACGGCGGTGGTGCACCCATCGGCGAAAATCGGCAAGCACGCCGCGATCGGACCCTACGCCGTGGTCGAGGAAGATGTCGAGATCGGCCGTCACTGCGTGCTGCTGCCGCACGTGGTGATCTATCGCGGGGCGCGTATTGGCGACAACTTCTTTGCCCACGCCCATGCCGTGGTGCGCGAGTTCTGCCGCCTCGGCGACAACGTCATCCTGCAGAATGGCGCCATCATCGGCGCGGACGGATTCGGATTCGCCAAGAATGGCGATGGCGGCTGGCACAAGATTGTGCAGTCCGGGCCGGCGGTGCTGGAAGACGATGTCGAAGTGCAGGCCAACGCCTGCGTGGACCGCGCCAGCGTGGGCGAGACGCGAATCCGGCGCGGCGCCAAGATCGACAATTTGGTGCAGGTTGGGCACGCCTCCGAGGTCGGCGAGAACTCGCTGCTGTGCGCACAGGCAGGGCTGGCAGGATCCACGGTCGTCGGCAACAACGTCATTCTAGCCGGGCAGGTGGGCGTCGCCGGACATTGCAAGCTCGGCGACGGAGTGATCGCCACCGCGCAAAGCGGAATTCCCAACGACGTCGAGGCGGGCAAAACGGTGAGCGGCTACCCTGCCATCGACAACAAGCAGTGGCTGCGTTGCGTCGCCGTGTTCAATAAGCTGCCGGACTTGTCGAAAGCGGTCCGCGCCGTTCGTCCTGCAGGAACCGCCGCGCCCAGGGAGGGAAAGAAGTAAGCCTTCACCTCAGGGTGCTGCGCGTAACGCTGATTGCCGGTAATGTCCTCCAAATTAGGACACCACCTTATTGCCTAATTCCTAGGGGCTTTCTGCCGCATCACGTATGATGTACGGCCTAAAACTATGGCTGACGTCACTACGGCGACCGGCAAGGCGAGCAAACCGATCCGCGTCCTCCTGCTCGACGATCTGGAGGACAATCTTGTCCTGCGCTCGACCATTCTTCGGCAGAAGGGTTACAGCGTCGTCACCGCGTCTTCGATCGAGGAAGCGGAGCAAAAACTGAGTGACATTGACATCGCCGTGCTCGACTACCACCTCGGCGCGGGCAAGTTTGGCACCGACGTCGCCGATTCGCTGCGCCAGAAGCGTCCCCAGGTTCCGATCATCATTTTGTCCGCCACCCTGGAGCGGAAATTCGGCGGGATTGCCGATATCCACCTGCTCAAGGGCCACAGCTCGGTGGATGACCTGCTGGGCGCGCTGCGCAGCTTTGAAGCCAAGCGCCGCGGCAAGCCCGTGGTGGTGGACGCGCGCGACTTCTACTACCGGCGCATTTCCGAGGCCATGGGGGATGACGTGGTGATGGAGGTCCTGGACCGCGACGGCAACTGGCTCTACGTCAACGATTATTTTGCCAAGCTGTTCGAAAAGAAGCTGCCGTACTTTGTCGGCAAGAACAAGTTCGAGGAATTCCCCGAGGCGGGCGAGGACTGGCGCGAAATCATCCGGACCGTCGCCGATACCCGCGAAACCTACATCGACCGCGGTTTTCGTGGGCTTCCCAACCTGCCGCGGAAATCGGCGCGCTGGACCTGGAACGTGCTCGTCTTCCCCATCAAGCTGCACAACGACCGCGATGGCGTGGTGCTCACCGCCCGCCTGATTGAAAAAAAAGGGATGTGAGCGCCACCGTTCTTCCCTTCGCGGATCATGCTTCGCAAATCACACATGAATGACCTGGTGGTCGGCACAGTCGGATTGCGCTGCCTGGTAGAGGGTGTGCAGCAACTGGCGGCCGTGGCGCGCAAGCAAGGAAACGCCGGCGATCTCGCGCTCCTGGAGATTCTTGTTGGGGAACAACACCGAGCTGAGCCAGTCGGCATGGTCGCCGACCTCCCGGTTGCGACGCAGTTGTGCTTTGCCGGCGCGGGCTTGCAGCCGGCGCAATTGGTAGAGCATCTTCGAACCGGCGCGGCCCGCGGCTTCCACCAGCGTGGGGTCGAGCTTTTCCAGTAAGGCGCGAATCTTGCCCAACGATGCCATCACCGCTTCTTCGCCCTCTTTGAACTCGCTGCCCAGTTCGCCGGGGATGCTGCGCAGCGCCAGCAGCTCGCGGAAAACCTCCGGCCCATGGAACAGATCCGTCAGGCTGGCGTGGTACTTGCCGAATAAGCGCTGCGCGCGCGCATCCAGCAGGGTGGCGCTAAAGCGCGGGAGGACGGGCGTGGTGCGGCCAAGCACTTCTTCGTACACCACCGCCGTCTGCGCGAAGTAAGCCACCTCGGCCGGACCCCCGGTATAAGCGATCGTGGGCAGCAGGTAATCCTGCACCACCGGGCGGAGCAGGACGTTGGCGCTGAAGCGCTGCGGCTCGGCGGCGATCTGTGCCAGCAAATCGTCTCGTGAAATCACATCGTGCCCGACGACAAAGCCGCCATTGCGTCGGTGGATGACCTCGCGCGTGCCTTGGCGTTTTTCAAACAGCAGCGTGGTCGCCGGGGTGACCTTCACCTGCTCGTGATACCCGGCTGCCCGCAGTTCCTTGCCGCGCGCCAGCAACGCGTTGTCGATTTCCTCCGCTCCGAGAACAGCGGCGCGGTAAACCGGCTGAGCGATGGCGTGCAGCTCCGGATCGGAGGCATCAAGCAGAATCACTCCGAATTCGCCGAACAATGCCGCAAACAACTTGGCGAAAGCGCTGCCCAGAGTTTCCCCGGAACGATAGGCGGTCTTCAACAGGCCAGCGATGTCGGTATCGCCAAGCAGTTCCGCGGCGCGTGCCACTACCGCTTCAATTTCCGGCCCCAAGCGGACATCGCTGATGGGGGCATTCGGCGCCCCCTGGGACTCCGTGATCAGCTTCTCCCGCTCCCCTTCCGCCGTGAACAGGGTGGTGTGGTTGACCTCGACGAGGTCATGGTCTTCGGTGGCGAGCCAGAACACCGGGACACAATCTACGCCTTGAGCGCGCGCTTGCTCGGCGATACACACTGCCGTCAGCGCCTTCAACAAGGAAAACAAAGGCCCGCCGAACAATGCAACCTGTTGTCCGGTGACCGCAGCCGCAGCCCCGGTGCGCAGGCGTTGGATGCTGGCCAGCGTCTGCTCGGAAGCGCCAACGGCGCGGTTCTGCCGCTCCAGGATGGCTGCCACGGCGTCGCGCCGCCGCTGGTCATAGTGCAGCGAGCCGGCCACCTTGGGGAGCCAGTCGCGCTGCCGCGGTGGGTAGGAATAGAAGCGCTGTACCCGCTCGAAGTCGTAGAGGAAATCCCGGAAGAGCTGCGAAGTGTGAGGAATCGCCGTAAAGGGGATGCAGTCGCTGGGCACAGACGTTGGATGAGCGGGCATTGCGCGCGGGTTCCGTGAAATCGAAAAATCCTGATTCTGAGGTAGGGACGGGTAAGGGCCGTCGTTAGTCCTATTTGGTAGAAGGTACTTCGCTGTCGTTCTCCGGGACAACCGGCCACGGTCTACGGACTGCCGTGTTCGCAAAATCCACCGGCGCCAGCGGATTATCAAGTAATTTGACTTCCCACCGCTTGCTGCCATAATTAGAAGTAGCTCTTTGACAGCAGAACCCTTGTCAACGGCCTTCCGCCTGGCCTCAGGGCCATCACGACGGACGGCAAGCAAGGGATCTGCCGCATATCACCGAATGGGGGCGTCACGGCTTCGACGGAGATGCTTGCGGTAGAGAGGCATACCGGGGTGCACACACCCGTAATCGCGTGCAAAACCAATAATTGCCAACCAAACACTGGCATACGCTGCTTAATTAGTTAAGTAGCCGTCCTCCGCGGCTTCGCCTACGGGCCGTGAAAGGGCGTCGCACAGTAGGCTGGCTTCCGCGTGCGGCCCGAGCGCGGATGCGAGAACCAGGGCTAGCGGCCTGCGTTTCTTGTCGTGTTCTGACCGCGGGCGGCGAACGTTTCCCTTGAGTGGGAAGCAGGAACGCGAATAAGTATGTAGGCTCTCTGCCAGTGACACCTTCGGACGCGGGTTCAACTCCCGCCGCCTCCACCAACCTCATTCGTTGATTTATGCAAAACCTGTCAGCAGCCTGCGGCCGGCTCCGGCCCGCAACGCTGAAGCACTTCCCTATCCTAGGACTGTAATTTGAGAGCAGCAGCCACAATCGATTTTGCCCATTCTGGAACGCTGGTCAAATCGCAGGATTCAGGGATCTTGCCGTGCGTGAGATGAACAATCAACTTTGGTTCTGGCGTTTGCCCTTTCATCGGATCGGCGTCCTCGGAATTGTCATAAAGCAAGAGTTCGGTCAGCTTGGGAAGTAGCTGAATCAGATTGAGCCGGCTCTGGATGTATCGCTGTCGGATTCTCTGTTCAGGGATGTCGTGCCCACCCCTCTGGACCCTGGAACGAACACGCGCAATATGAAGCTCTGGACTGTTAAGACCGACATACCAGATCCTGACCTCGAATCCTTCACGTAGCGCCTTTTCCAACAGCGCTGTGATCGTTCTTCCGCCGAGAGTTGTTTCAAATGCGAAATCAAGTCTCTCTGCAATGGCCCGCTCCAGCAATCTTTTGCCCTCATACCAAGCCTGGCTGTTCGCCTCGGCCCTTGGAATGCCGGGGTTGGCTGATTCAATGAGCCGTGTCGCCTCATCGGGATTGAAATAGTTGACTCCTTTTTCGACGAACATGGCGCCCACGATGCTGCTCTTACCAGCTCCATTGGCGCCAGCCAATACGTATAAGCGGGGAATTTGAGACGGATCAGCCACGTTTCCGGGCGGCCGCTAACGCTGCCCTTCCAAGTTCTCTAGGGGAAGCATGGAAGGCGGCTTCCATGGCATTTCGCGCCCTGCGACTCTGCATTTGCGCCAGAAGCGAATCGAATTCAGCGGTCAGAGTATTAATCCTCGATTCGGGCGACAAAAGATTGAACTCGTCCATGGACATCAAGACTGCCTTCGGAGCATTGTGTTTTGTGATTACGACCAAATTCCCCTGAATGGCTTTTTCAAGCATTCGAGCAAACTCATTTTTCGCCTCGCTGGCGGTGAACGACGAAGTCCTGCCAGCGACGAACCGTGCCGCTTGAGGCGCCGCACGTTTGCTCCTCCGAACCGCCATGGACTCCTCCGCACAAACGTACTCTATCTAGTTTAGCTATTTTAACTAAAACAGTCAATAGGTCGGGCCAATTGCACCCGTTGGCCAAATGGCGTCAGATGAATAGCCAGGAGGCCAGTGATGGAGACGGAAGCAATTGCCGAGGTTCTGGGCGGCCGAAAGGTGCTCGGCCGAGTGGTCAAGAGCCCGGGCGAGCTGGCCCAACTGGTGCGCAAGGGGCTACCCGCAAATTCCGTTGTCGCGCTTGCGGAGAAGCTTCATGTCGGCAATACCGTTCTGTCGCGAAAGCTGGGAATTCCGCAGCGCACGCTGACTCGCCGCCTCAGCCAGCATTCCCGCTTGACCGCTGCTGAATCGGACCGGACAGTCCGGCTGGCGCGTGTCTACGCCAATGCCATCGAGATGATCGGAAGCGAAGAGACCGCAGTCAAGTGGCTGGGCACCGCCAACCGGGCCCTCGGAGGCGAACGGCCGTTGGACCAGCTCGACACCGATCTCG is a genomic window containing:
- a CDS encoding CCA tRNA nucleotidyltransferase, whose translation is MADYIYTMETRLTPEQQRAVSLVQDVARNQETNVYLTGGTIRDIISGFPIRDLDLTVQGNALKLQKDLEKAGAIVEGVDDDTKTLYVLFAANVRGEIGMAYSAVYEKPGKPPRVVPATITEDLRRRDFTVNAMALSLNPGSRGLLLDPFNGVADIEAKVIRILHNYAFLEEPSRLIRATRFTHRFHWPLEERTQARYDAAKENNYLEYITDRAIGQEIEALAYEEDPLHILRALEKEGWLAVLNSRWAVAKVDAAGLSQLLKTRQQMMQFGYNVDMAPAVMYFLTRRLSDADIRDMQKLIPRRHFLETWRNLDDDAAKLAKRLTGKEAATPSRTWHLLSEAKPETILFLDATARQQAVAQKIKNFFGKWRQVRQKLPLPEMAELRITPQLPAYPQIEQEAFLLLLDGKLRSRTEILKFLKPYAPPPPPPPPPPRKGKGAKADAAAPTPAAAAATPGKKGKGKGKAAIAPAPAATVKVEKPAEKPPAKAAKPAPPPPQPQPKKSAPKKKPAPAKKDKIRKR
- the lpxD gene encoding UDP-3-O-(3-hydroxymyristoyl)glucosamine N-acyltransferase, with the protein product MKLSNIAATLGARLDGDDVEITGVAGIEEAAPGHLTFVANPKYAAAARVTRASAVIVSDDFPAIAAATLRCANPYLVFARAIELFYHPPRYSIGIHSTAVVHPSAKIGKHAAIGPYAVVEEDVEIGRHCVLLPHVVIYRGARIGDNFFAHAHAVVREFCRLGDNVILQNGAIIGADGFGFAKNGDGGWHKIVQSGPAVLEDDVEVQANACVDRASVGETRIRRGAKIDNLVQVGHASEVGENSLLCAQAGLAGSTVVGNNVILAGQVGVAGHCKLGDGVIATAQSGIPNDVEAGKTVSGYPAIDNKQWLRCVAVFNKLPDLSKAVRAVRPAGTAAPREGKK
- a CDS encoding response regulator, with translation MADVTTATGKASKPIRVLLLDDLEDNLVLRSTILRQKGYSVVTASSIEEAEQKLSDIDIAVLDYHLGAGKFGTDVADSLRQKRPQVPIIILSATLERKFGGIADIHLLKGHSSVDDLLGALRSFEAKRRGKPVVVDARDFYYRRISEAMGDDVVMEVLDRDGNWLYVNDYFAKLFEKKLPYFVGKNKFEEFPEAGEDWREIIRTVADTRETYIDRGFRGLPNLPRKSARWTWNVLVFPIKLHNDRDGVVLTARLIEKKGM
- the bshC gene encoding bacillithiol biosynthesis cysteine-adding enzyme BshC gives rise to the protein MPAHPTSVPSDCIPFTAIPHTSQLFRDFLYDFERVQRFYSYPPRQRDWLPKVAGSLHYDQRRRDAVAAILERQNRAVGASEQTLASIQRLRTGAAAAVTGQQVALFGGPLFSLLKALTAVCIAEQARAQGVDCVPVFWLATEDHDLVEVNHTTLFTAEGEREKLITESQGAPNAPISDVRLGPEIEAVVARAAELLGDTDIAGLLKTAYRSGETLGSAFAKLFAALFGEFGVILLDASDPELHAIAQPVYRAAVLGAEEIDNALLARGKELRAAGYHEQVKVTPATTLLFEKRQGTREVIHRRNGGFVVGHDVISRDDLLAQIAAEPQRFSANVLLRPVVQDYLLPTIAYTGGPAEVAYFAQTAVVYEEVLGRTTPVLPRFSATLLDARAQRLFGKYHASLTDLFHGPEVFRELLALRSIPGELGSEFKEGEEAVMASLGKIRALLEKLDPTLVEAAGRAGSKMLYQLRRLQARAGKAQLRRNREVGDHADWLSSVLFPNKNLQEREIAGVSLLARHGRQLLHTLYQAAQSDCADHQVIHV
- a CDS encoding zeta toxin family protein, giving the protein MPRLYVLAGANGAGKSSIVGAMFVEKGVNYFNPDEATRLIESANPGIPRAEANSQAWYEGKRLLERAIAERLDFAFETTLGGRTITALLEKALREGFEVRIWYVGLNSPELHIARVRSRVQRGGHDIPEQRIRQRYIQSRLNLIQLLPKLTELLLYDNSEDADPMKGQTPEPKLIVHLTHGKIPESCDLTSVPEWAKSIVAAALKLQS
- a CDS encoding type II toxin-antitoxin system prevent-host-death family antitoxin; translation: MAVRRSKRAAPQAARFVAGRTSSFTASEAKNEFARMLEKAIQGNLVVITKHNAPKAVLMSMDEFNLLSPESRINTLTAEFDSLLAQMQSRRARNAMEAAFHASPRELGRAALAAARKRG
- a CDS encoding DUF2384 domain-containing protein, whose product is METEAIAEVLGGRKVLGRVVKSPGELAQLVRKGLPANSVVALAEKLHVGNTVLSRKLGIPQRTLTRRLSQHSRLTAAESDRTVRLARVYANAIEMIGSEETAVKWLGTANRALGGERPLDQLDTDLGARAVEDVLGRIAYGVYS